The following are encoded together in the Bradymonas sediminis genome:
- a CDS encoding tubulin-like doman-containing protein: protein MPNNERAIVEELLTKPSMVSPTLFVGIGGCGSEIAVRVAQHLKRQDDYHERYKDLIKFAFIDTNINDLENYREHADESFLISNFEKEEYANLAGGKLFLEADDYFTQWVPQDYRFRAGDTAGAGQIRIESRLGSYYQMKHKGMLARFRRLLESMKNHNHGHRRLQTTEIRIVMCYSVAGGTGSGSFLPLAYALRDQAKELGKPTMIGVTVMPAVFEDKTGANKDGTFANGYAALKETEHLMKLGSPESRFYPEDGIEFHYNPGDTSKRRVYQQPFDFMYIIDRPESYSLKKPVQAAADGLYLQLFTPLFKVQMGDYDNYTQHQRFLVPHDFEGKGIVGYTQYYGSFGSAVLLVPVDGLVDYCARSAALSLMRSSFLGSIPGGKVYSPLRSNADGFYQVTEMDGENAAPIHLADFAKRDSETQKRLRDRLFQKRVRLLAACEHEDGSSAQFMEIFRHGHQPGRFPKIDGKVDVDADAERQERENLGQGGMKYSIGAILLESVGGDPWPGLTKFANAAIQNEMKSGIEQTPYEKNNDLAYWRSVVSSNTRRLTQVGTNIIENGYHDPRMKVLIPGMRELVDLDFMKNDAGEVNLAAQRYAALSVLDALKAEDPRIAEPKPPQIDRDEGDRIKEDDFKRIIGQLYEYEAAKAFYEVQKSFLAQRATFRNNLLGLAEQLRGLEQGFDSFARTKQSENERLRVEGDDSANQYIIDTEALQIENGRRMWDFYYEDEIDTLSELSLQSKPIQTRLNGVLRMMSLQTGVGNSAKLQRIYESLLEYIEGFLKTRIGGDPKSQDPSRRNGLRLDQALRLEAEYRALYRSNQEEIDAKGAQAIRDAVARYRSRPEEEQINLGDDVYQEYFRDKVSRIQSEKAALLCSFDESRSEQGGVRPNHIFLGLKSRDFGDPDIEAAITSVESAGIKWLDDEWHDPHAIVFYRAVLNVPLYVFGRMREMGEYYHRFKGMAKRAKVLHIDKNWENTLPDLDPDGALEEHRQELVRQHIVNFGVLLTLKDPYGAHSGYLIHRNGRYFLRDPQQTHAMDGEGLAELGESLTEAIERLPDLLEAERVKYLSYQQMLQGVQYGLAPMVLEKVVKLPYKWRKSRDQLRTQYGSEPSPEQRLKLKDFTDSYSRMTEALEALLERLRSIEAEQRTIGGVMESNPAGLPDGIAQSNLRQSIEILRYFVEGWRAMEHPEESRAVASDFRNIFNPIGEDQFKQTLDILRSGEIDRASFNKRSKPSADPSIAPTTTDKE from the coding sequence ATGCCGAATAATGAGCGCGCGATTGTCGAAGAGTTGCTGACGAAACCAAGCATGGTGAGCCCCACTTTGTTTGTGGGCATCGGTGGGTGCGGGAGCGAGATCGCCGTGCGCGTCGCGCAGCATCTTAAGCGCCAGGATGACTATCATGAGCGCTACAAAGACCTGATCAAATTCGCGTTTATTGATACCAATATCAATGACCTCGAAAACTATCGGGAGCACGCCGACGAGTCCTTTCTGATCAGTAATTTTGAGAAGGAAGAGTACGCGAATCTGGCCGGCGGAAAGCTCTTCTTGGAGGCCGACGACTATTTCACCCAATGGGTGCCCCAGGACTATCGCTTCCGCGCCGGAGACACCGCCGGGGCGGGGCAGATTCGCATCGAGTCGCGCCTGGGCTCCTATTATCAGATGAAGCATAAGGGCATGCTCGCGCGCTTTCGCCGCCTGCTTGAGTCGATGAAGAATCACAACCACGGGCATCGCCGCCTGCAGACGACCGAGATTCGCATCGTGATGTGTTATTCGGTCGCCGGCGGCACGGGCTCGGGTAGTTTCTTGCCGCTCGCCTATGCGTTGCGCGACCAGGCCAAGGAGCTTGGCAAGCCCACGATGATCGGCGTCACGGTGATGCCGGCGGTCTTCGAGGACAAAACCGGCGCCAATAAAGACGGCACCTTCGCCAACGGGTACGCCGCGCTCAAAGAGACCGAGCACCTGATGAAATTGGGCTCGCCGGAGTCGCGCTTTTACCCCGAAGACGGCATCGAATTTCATTATAACCCGGGCGATACCTCGAAGCGGCGCGTGTATCAGCAGCCCTTTGACTTCATGTATATTATCGACCGCCCGGAGTCCTATAGCCTCAAAAAGCCGGTGCAGGCGGCCGCCGATGGCCTCTATCTGCAGCTATTTACGCCGCTCTTTAAGGTGCAGATGGGCGATTATGATAATTATACCCAGCACCAGCGCTTTCTGGTCCCCCACGATTTCGAGGGCAAGGGGATCGTGGGTTATACCCAATATTATGGCTCCTTTGGCTCGGCGGTGCTCCTGGTGCCCGTCGACGGACTCGTCGACTATTGCGCGCGCTCGGCGGCGCTCAGCCTGATGCGCTCGAGCTTTTTGGGGAGCATCCCCGGCGGCAAGGTCTATAGCCCGCTTCGCAGCAACGCCGACGGCTTCTATCAGGTCACCGAGATGGACGGCGAGAACGCCGCGCCCATCCATTTGGCCGACTTCGCCAAGCGCGACTCCGAGACCCAGAAACGCCTGCGCGACCGACTCTTCCAAAAGCGCGTGCGCCTGCTCGCGGCCTGCGAGCACGAAGATGGCTCGTCGGCGCAATTTATGGAGATCTTTCGCCACGGCCATCAGCCTGGCCGCTTCCCGAAGATCGACGGGAAGGTCGACGTCGACGCCGACGCGGAGCGCCAGGAGCGCGAGAACCTCGGCCAGGGCGGCATGAAATATTCCATCGGGGCGATACTTTTGGAGTCCGTGGGCGGCGACCCGTGGCCCGGGCTGACGAAATTTGCCAACGCCGCGATTCAAAACGAGATGAAGAGTGGCATCGAGCAGACCCCCTACGAGAAGAATAACGACCTGGCCTATTGGCGCTCGGTGGTGTCGAGCAACACCCGACGGCTCACCCAGGTCGGCACGAATATCATCGAGAATGGGTACCACGACCCGCGCATGAAGGTGTTGATCCCGGGCATGCGCGAACTGGTGGACCTCGACTTTATGAAGAACGACGCCGGTGAGGTGAACCTGGCCGCGCAGCGCTACGCCGCGCTGAGCGTGCTCGACGCGCTCAAGGCCGAAGACCCGCGCATCGCCGAGCCCAAGCCGCCGCAGATCGACCGCGACGAGGGCGACCGCATCAAGGAAGACGACTTCAAGCGCATCATCGGCCAACTCTACGAATACGAGGCGGCCAAGGCGTTTTATGAGGTTCAGAAGTCCTTCTTGGCCCAGCGCGCGACCTTCCGGAATAACCTGCTCGGCCTGGCCGAGCAGTTGCGCGGGTTGGAGCAGGGATTTGACTCCTTCGCGCGCACCAAGCAGAGCGAGAACGAGCGGCTGCGCGTCGAGGGCGATGACTCGGCGAATCAATATATCATCGACACCGAGGCCCTGCAGATCGAGAACGGCCGGCGGATGTGGGACTTCTATTACGAAGACGAGATCGACACGCTTAGCGAGTTGAGCCTGCAGAGCAAGCCGATTCAAACGCGCCTAAACGGCGTGCTTCGGATGATGAGTCTGCAGACCGGCGTCGGTAATTCGGCGAAGCTGCAGCGCATCTATGAGTCGCTCCTCGAGTATATCGAGGGCTTCTTAAAGACCCGCATCGGCGGCGATCCCAAGTCGCAGGACCCGTCGCGGCGCAACGGGCTTCGCCTCGACCAGGCGCTGCGCCTGGAGGCCGAGTATCGCGCGCTGTATCGCAGCAATCAGGAGGAGATCGACGCCAAGGGCGCGCAGGCGATTCGCGACGCCGTCGCGCGCTATCGCAGCCGGCCCGAAGAGGAGCAGATCAACCTGGGCGACGACGTCTATCAGGAGTATTTCCGCGATAAAGTCTCGCGCATTCAATCCGAAAAGGCCGCGCTCTTGTGCAGCTTCGACGAGTCGCGAAGCGAGCAGGGCGGTGTGCGTCCGAATCATATCTTTTTGGGGCTTAAGTCGCGCGATTTCGGCGACCCGGATATCGAGGCGGCCATCACCAGCGTGGAGTCGGCGGGCATCAAATGGCTCGACGACGAGTGGCATGACCCGCACGCCATCGTCTTCTACCGCGCGGTGCTCAACGTGCCGCTGTACGTCTTCGGGCGCATGCGTGAGATGGGCGAGTATTATCACCGCTTCAAGGGCATGGCGAAGCGCGCCAAGGTCCTGCATATCGACAAGAATTGGGAGAATACGCTGCCCGATCTCGACCCCGATGGCGCGCTCGAAGAGCACCGCCAGGAGTTGGTGCGCCAGCATATCGTGAACTTCGGCGTGCTGCTGACGCTCAAAGACCCTTACGGCGCGCATTCGGGGTATCTGATTCATCGGAACGGGCGTTATTTCTTGCGTGACCCGCAGCAGACCCACGCGATGGACGGCGAGGGGCTGGCCGAGCTCGGCGAGTCGCTCACCGAGGCGATTGAGCGCCTGCCGGACCTGCTCGAGGCCGAGCGCGTCAAATACCTGAGCTATCAGCAGATGCTCCAGGGTGTGCAATACGGGCTGGCGCCGATGGTGCTCGAGAAGGTCGTGAAGCTCCCCTATAAGTGGCGCAAAAGCCGCGACCAATTGCGCACCCAATACGGCAGTGAGCCCTCGCCGGAGCAGCGGCTTAAGCTCAAGGACTTCACCGATTCCTATAGCCGCATGACCGAGGCGCTTGAGGCGTTGCTCGAGCGGCTGCGCTCGATTGAGGCTGAGCAGCGGACCATCGGCGGTGTGATGGAGTCGAACCCCGCCGGGCTCCCCGACGGGATTGCGCAGTCGAACCTGCGCCAATCCATCGAAATCCTGCGCTATTTTGTCGAGGGTTGGCGCGCGATGGAGCATCCCGAGGAGAGTCGCGCGGTGGCCTCGGACTTCCGCAATATCTTCAACCCCATCGGCGAAGATCAGTTCAAGCAAACGCTTGATATTCTGCGCTCGGGCGAGATCGACCGGGCGTCGTTTAACAAACGCTCGAAGCCGTCGGCCGACCCGTCCATCGCTCCTACCACGACCGATAAAGAATGA
- a CDS encoding PAS domain-containing sensor histidine kinase, whose protein sequence is MNIEIRSILPAHRPQQLLAHIEKTGCSWTRSAVRPEMLAQVLKVQTEPAIVLIQAEGDIHAICELLTSLLPQTASCPLPPYILVMGVGDEVDGVMRLYASGADEVLPTVLREPILHSRTEATARRLRRAQEVQRIRVRLEQGQERANVGSWYWNALTLETWWSPQIYELLDLDPSAGTLSFPEVLSHLHPDDRVAFEKAVELSVETKQPYALEFRVLLEGGGTRRIYCEGRPTYDEQGQLLEYEGVMQDIEARWQTESKLRRQEIVLGYISEQLPAALYQIRQFPDNSVALEYVTVGSVKGFEKLAEYKGDDITQYTYEIIEEDRPRLLRSTMRAAAELKMWVDEFRVIDDNGEIRWIAGQSTPEKCEDGSILWRGVLIDITERKLLNDQVQQADRLSTIGTMAAGIAHEINNPLVYLLGNVQFVLESLESEVFDGDTIEAADIVSIVGTEIQEMRRALTAAYSGAQRISVIVEDLMTFGRSSPVTDEAVDLRKICRSAARMLDSQIRHRATLFCEFEDIPEFDSNGGQLRQVLVNLLLNAAQAMPEDSVDKNKIYLRIAERDGYVIIEVEDNGPGILARDKRRLFEPFFTTKSRSDGTGLGLYVCRNIIKSMGGKIEVETTVGEGSTFRVILAIN, encoded by the coding sequence GTGAATATTGAAATTAGGTCAATTCTACCTGCTCATCGCCCGCAACAATTGCTCGCGCATATCGAAAAAACGGGGTGCAGTTGGACCCGCAGCGCCGTGCGCCCTGAGATGCTCGCGCAGGTCTTAAAGGTTCAGACGGAGCCCGCGATTGTCTTGATTCAGGCCGAGGGGGATATTCACGCGATATGTGAGCTGCTGACATCGCTCTTGCCCCAGACGGCGAGCTGTCCGCTGCCGCCGTATATTCTGGTGATGGGGGTCGGCGACGAGGTCGATGGGGTGATGCGCCTCTATGCATCCGGCGCGGATGAGGTTCTCCCGACGGTCCTCAGGGAGCCCATTCTGCACAGCCGCACCGAGGCGACCGCGCGGCGATTGCGCCGTGCTCAGGAGGTTCAGCGGATTCGGGTTCGCCTCGAACAAGGCCAGGAGCGCGCCAATGTAGGGAGTTGGTATTGGAACGCGCTGACCCTGGAGACCTGGTGGTCGCCGCAGATCTACGAACTTCTGGACCTCGATCCATCGGCGGGCACGCTGAGTTTTCCGGAGGTGCTCTCCCACCTACATCCGGACGATCGTGTCGCCTTCGAGAAGGCCGTTGAGCTTTCGGTTGAGACCAAGCAGCCCTATGCCCTGGAGTTTCGCGTCCTCCTTGAAGGCGGGGGGACCCGCAGGATTTATTGCGAGGGGCGGCCCACCTACGACGAGCAGGGTCAACTCCTTGAGTACGAGGGGGTGATGCAGGATATCGAGGCGCGCTGGCAGACCGAGTCAAAGCTGCGCCGCCAGGAGATCGTGCTCGGGTATATCAGCGAGCAGTTGCCCGCGGCGCTCTACCAGATTCGTCAATTCCCCGATAACTCCGTCGCGTTGGAGTACGTCACCGTCGGCAGCGTCAAAGGATTTGAGAAACTCGCCGAATATAAGGGCGATGATATCACTCAGTACACCTACGAGATCATTGAGGAAGACCGCCCGAGGTTGCTCAGGTCGACGATGCGCGCCGCCGCCGAGTTGAAGATGTGGGTCGATGAGTTTCGGGTGATTGACGATAACGGGGAGATCCGCTGGATCGCCGGGCAGTCGACGCCCGAGAAATGCGAGGATGGCTCGATTTTATGGCGCGGCGTCTTGATCGACATCACCGAGCGCAAGCTGCTCAACGACCAGGTCCAGCAGGCCGACCGACTCTCGACCATCGGCACCATGGCCGCCGGCATCGCCCATGAGATCAATAATCCCCTGGTCTATCTGCTGGGGAATGTGCAATTCGTGCTGGAGTCGCTTGAGAGCGAGGTCTTTGACGGCGACACGATTGAGGCCGCCGATATCGTCTCGATCGTCGGCACCGAGATTCAAGAGATGCGCCGCGCGTTGACCGCGGCGTATAGCGGGGCGCAGCGAATCAGCGTCATCGTCGAGGACCTGATGACGTTTGGGCGCTCAAGCCCGGTCACCGATGAAGCGGTCGACCTGCGAAAGATTTGCCGCTCGGCCGCGCGCATGCTCGACAGTCAGATTCGCCACCGCGCGACGCTCTTCTGCGAGTTCGAAGACATCCCGGAGTTCGACTCAAATGGTGGCCAATTGCGCCAGGTCCTGGTGAATTTGCTGCTCAACGCCGCCCAGGCCATGCCCGAGGATTCGGTCGACAAGAATAAGATCTATCTGCGCATCGCCGAGCGCGATGGGTATGTGATCATCGAGGTCGAAGACAACGGGCCGGGCATCTTGGCGCGCGATAAACGCCGGCTCTTTGAGCCGTTCTTCACGACGAAATCACGCAGCGATGGCACCGGCCTGGGGCTCTATGTCTGCCGCAATATCATCAAGTCGATGGGCGGCAAGATCGAGGTTGAGACGACGGTAGGCGAGGGCAGCACCTTTCGGGTGATCCTGGCGATTAATTAG
- a CDS encoding vWA domain-containing protein has protein sequence MTLLLLGVIGVGSAAAQGQNEMASAQARTAQYIFVIDDSGSMSRQISREGPAADPDRLAVFAVRSTLSMLDSVDEATVVRLNGSNDGEQIVPIAPLKQNRKALEDKLSLKGALAEYAGRSTPCADSLAQVKEALNAAYRPNVAQVVMFMTDGACNGTKFSGDSFLKGLKSADDELFKFYLLRFDGRAYTRDLAQLAERTGGMSIVVNAEDPTGILEPFASALSRSQGYESYLLTPKKHELAAHKGARRVRLLAVAPDKGKALEFSIDPARQGDKPKVIGTPNTGVHQFEDGRRYRYAALDYRPGTVPVTVSVKGAGNDWKVVAVPEYRLFVEMKLRSGGCAAKAGRAGASSLSYAEVGSQICAEVRLVNDEGAIVTAAVASRGSEAVVQYQQPGEKSARALPAARQGDEARFHFERSNLVKGDHIIRPIVRLAVPGQKGATIAIKGAAHALQVSSLTIEANPDQVQFGALTPGASEFSELKISGNFPATAGRLVVQNRKDVPECVSFALSGVEEGKTQKITPGQSYKLGVDVAAYCGASSFARDIETAVRIEFRPSDSGLRPPTLVVPVKFSLNNEFAAPRKLSASLKAGDSALMNLKVDGNFKTDAEFNILLPPREQRDAWPSGSNDLELQFLDAAGEPIRNGGEVAQKAKKRFSPGGQGAPLQVRAASDACCAGGVYRTELVLAPTSGTKEPIRVPVEITVEAASMWQCWGSMILWALLALLLILLLLYVYNMFRNSHFLSKKSLVADIELLEWNATGMTSKASDGPRKVRTIVDKGFGFGPRASAWFKANPLKLGLPNDYRYDETVRLMLNPNQAQLTSLKVLDKVGHFEQLKARPRTAAHIFASKNNGFYGVPDEEGFLGAFRYENHMPSLDGELEVASFRNDKLVLEDSERMQGTFAGWEIG, from the coding sequence GTGACACTGTTGTTGCTCGGGGTCATTGGGGTGGGGAGCGCTGCTGCCCAGGGCCAAAACGAGATGGCGTCGGCCCAGGCGCGCACCGCCCAATATATCTTCGTGATCGATGATTCGGGGAGCATGAGCCGCCAGATCTCGCGTGAGGGGCCTGCCGCCGACCCGGATCGCCTCGCCGTTTTCGCGGTGCGCTCAACCCTGAGCATGCTCGACTCGGTCGACGAAGCGACGGTGGTGCGCCTTAACGGCAGCAACGATGGCGAACAGATCGTGCCCATCGCGCCGCTCAAGCAGAATCGCAAGGCCCTCGAAGACAAGCTCTCGCTCAAGGGGGCGCTGGCTGAATACGCCGGGCGAAGCACGCCATGTGCCGATTCGCTCGCCCAGGTCAAAGAGGCGCTCAACGCAGCCTACCGGCCCAACGTCGCCCAGGTCGTGATGTTTATGACCGACGGCGCCTGCAACGGGACGAAATTCTCGGGCGACTCCTTTCTCAAAGGCCTTAAATCGGCCGACGACGAACTCTTTAAATTCTATTTGCTGCGCTTCGACGGGCGCGCCTATACCCGCGACTTGGCCCAGCTCGCCGAGCGCACCGGCGGCATGTCGATCGTGGTCAACGCCGAGGACCCGACCGGGATTCTTGAGCCCTTCGCCAGCGCGCTGTCTCGCTCGCAGGGCTATGAATCCTACCTTCTGACGCCTAAAAAACACGAACTCGCCGCCCATAAGGGCGCGCGGCGCGTGCGCCTGCTCGCTGTGGCGCCCGATAAGGGTAAAGCCCTCGAATTCTCCATCGACCCGGCCCGACAGGGCGATAAACCAAAGGTCATCGGCACCCCGAATACCGGCGTGCATCAATTCGAGGACGGGCGCCGCTATCGCTACGCGGCGCTGGATTATCGCCCCGGCACGGTGCCGGTGACGGTGAGCGTCAAGGGCGCGGGCAACGATTGGAAGGTCGTCGCGGTGCCGGAATATCGCCTCTTCGTCGAGATGAAACTGCGCAGCGGCGGGTGCGCCGCGAAGGCCGGGCGCGCGGGCGCGTCGAGCCTGAGCTACGCCGAGGTCGGCAGCCAGATTTGCGCCGAGGTGCGCCTGGTCAACGACGAAGGCGCGATCGTGACCGCGGCCGTGGCGAGTCGGGGGAGCGAGGCGGTGGTGCAATATCAGCAGCCCGGCGAGAAGTCGGCGCGCGCGCTCCCCGCAGCGCGCCAGGGCGACGAGGCGCGCTTTCATTTTGAGCGCTCCAACCTCGTCAAAGGCGACCATATCATCCGTCCCATCGTGCGCCTGGCGGTGCCGGGGCAAAAGGGCGCGACCATCGCGATCAAGGGCGCCGCCCACGCCCTACAGGTCAGCTCCTTAACCATCGAGGCCAACCCCGATCAGGTGCAATTCGGCGCGTTGACGCCGGGCGCCAGTGAGTTTTCGGAGCTTAAAATCTCGGGCAATTTCCCGGCGACCGCCGGCCGCCTGGTCGTGCAAAATCGCAAGGATGTTCCGGAGTGCGTGAGCTTCGCCCTGAGCGGCGTGGAAGAAGGAAAGACCCAGAAGATCACCCCCGGGCAGAGCTATAAATTGGGCGTCGATGTCGCCGCCTATTGCGGCGCCTCGTCTTTTGCCCGCGATATCGAAACCGCGGTGCGCATCGAGTTTCGCCCGAGCGACTCCGGGCTTCGCCCGCCGACCCTGGTCGTGCCGGTGAAGTTCTCGCTTAATAACGAATTCGCCGCCCCGCGAAAGCTCAGCGCCAGCCTCAAGGCCGGCGACTCCGCCCTGATGAACCTCAAGGTCGACGGCAATTTTAAGACCGACGCCGAGTTCAATATTTTGCTGCCGCCGCGCGAGCAGCGCGACGCCTGGCCGTCGGGCTCAAACGATTTAGAGCTGCAGTTTTTGGACGCCGCCGGCGAGCCGATCCGTAACGGCGGCGAGGTCGCGCAGAAGGCGAAGAAGCGATTCTCGCCGGGCGGGCAGGGCGCGCCGCTGCAGGTCCGGGCGGCCTCCGACGCGTGCTGCGCCGGCGGCGTCTACCGCACCGAGCTAGTGCTCGCGCCGACCTCGGGCACCAAAGAGCCGATTCGAGTGCCGGTCGAGATCACGGTCGAAGCCGCGAGCATGTGGCAATGCTGGGGCTCCATGATTCTGTGGGCGCTGCTGGCGCTGCTGCTGATTCTCTTGTTGCTCTACGTCTATAATATGTTTCGCAACAGCCACTTCTTGAGTAAGAAGAGCCTGGTCGCCGATATCGAATTGCTCGAGTGGAACGCCACGGGCATGACGAGCAAGGCGAGCGACGGGCCGCGCAAGGTGCGCACCATCGTCGATAAGGGCTTCGGGTTTGGCCCGCGGGCGAGCGCCTGGTTTAAGGCGAATCCGCTCAAATTGGGCCTCCCCAATGACTATCGCTATGACGAAACCGTGCGCCTGATGCTCAACCCGAATCAGGCTCAACTCACGAGCTTAAAGGTGCTGGATAAGGTCGGTCATTTTGAGCAGCTCAAGGCGCGTCCGCGCACCGCGGCGCATATCTTTGCCTCCAAAAATAATGGCTTCTATGGCGTGCCCGATGAGGAAGGATTCCTCGGGGCGTTTCGCTACGAAAATCATATGCCGAGCTTGGACGGTGAGCTGGAAGTCGCCAGTTTCCGCAATGATAAATTAGTGCTTGAAGATAGTGAAAGAATGCAGGGTACTTTCGCCGGTTGGGAGATCGGTTAA
- a CDS encoding lysine--tRNA ligase → MSQDPLSADLNSWPFEEARKILAKIEREKKRGGRKHEDVLFETGFGPSGLPHIGTFSEVARTLWVRYAFEQLSGMKTRLYAFSDDLDGLRKVPENIPNQELILEHLGKPLCDIPDPFGEHESFSGHMNAKLRSFLDSFGFEYEFKASSDQYRGGEFNEGLLKILENYEAVRDIITPTLRKENREAWSPFFPICQNCGKVNSTRVVDTHPEAGELSYICDQDYRNTPSCGHEGRMPVTDGNTKVGWKVDWALRWYVFGVDYEMYGKDLIESAELSAKIVTALGGEPPEGLFYEMFLDENGQKISKSVGKGLTIDQWLEYGPLESLSWFIFQSPQKAKKLHFDVIPQSVDKYLKDRQEFGRDDSDARMDNPAWFIDHDKVVAGETVDFESDVTYSMLLNLVNVLGTDDKQIVWDYLLRYDDSARNNEAVIDDMIVRALRYNRDFVVPTLEYALPEEEMLPSLAQFRAFLEQYEGNDADEIQNACYQAGKDHGVKLGKWFATLYRLLLGQKRGPRIGTFVSLYGVQETLDLIERRLAE, encoded by the coding sequence ATGTCTCAAGACCCATTATCCGCCGATCTCAATTCCTGGCCCTTCGAAGAAGCACGTAAAATCCTGGCCAAAATCGAGCGCGAAAAAAAACGCGGCGGACGAAAACACGAGGACGTCCTCTTTGAGACCGGCTTTGGCCCCAGCGGCCTGCCGCATATTGGCACCTTCAGCGAGGTCGCGCGCACCCTCTGGGTCCGCTACGCCTTTGAGCAATTGTCGGGCATGAAGACGCGCCTGTACGCGTTCTCCGATGACCTCGACGGCCTGCGCAAGGTCCCCGAGAATATCCCCAACCAGGAGCTTATCCTGGAGCACCTGGGCAAGCCGCTTTGCGATATCCCGGACCCCTTCGGTGAGCACGAGAGCTTCTCGGGTCATATGAACGCGAAGCTGCGCAGCTTCCTTGACTCCTTCGGCTTTGAATACGAATTCAAAGCCTCCAGCGACCAATATCGCGGCGGTGAGTTCAACGAAGGATTGCTCAAGATTCTTGAGAATTACGAGGCCGTGCGCGACATCATCACGCCCACGCTGCGCAAAGAGAATCGCGAGGCTTGGAGCCCCTTCTTCCCGATCTGTCAGAACTGCGGGAAGGTCAACTCCACCCGTGTCGTCGACACGCACCCCGAGGCCGGCGAGCTCAGCTATATCTGCGACCAGGACTATCGCAACACCCCCTCGTGTGGGCACGAAGGCCGCATGCCGGTCACCGATGGCAACACCAAAGTCGGCTGGAAGGTCGACTGGGCGCTGCGCTGGTATGTCTTCGGCGTGGACTACGAGATGTACGGCAAAGACCTTATCGAGTCGGCCGAACTCAGCGCCAAGATCGTCACCGCGCTCGGCGGCGAGCCGCCCGAAGGCCTCTTCTACGAAATGTTCCTGGACGAGAACGGCCAGAAGATCTCCAAGAGCGTCGGCAAAGGCCTGACCATCGACCAATGGCTGGAATACGGCCCGCTCGAGAGTTTAAGCTGGTTCATCTTCCAGAGCCCGCAAAAGGCCAAGAAGCTGCACTTCGACGTCATCCCGCAGAGCGTGGACAAATACCTCAAGGACCGCCAGGAGTTCGGGCGCGACGACTCCGACGCGCGCATGGACAACCCGGCCTGGTTTATCGACCACGACAAGGTCGTGGCCGGCGAGACGGTCGACTTCGAATCGGACGTGACCTACTCGATGCTGCTCAACCTGGTGAACGTTTTGGGCACCGACGACAAGCAGATCGTCTGGGATTACCTGCTTCGCTACGACGACAGCGCCCGCAATAACGAGGCGGTCATCGACGATATGATCGTGCGCGCCCTGCGCTATAACCGCGACTTCGTCGTGCCGACCCTCGAATACGCCCTGCCCGAAGAGGAGATGCTCCCCTCATTGGCCCAATTCCGTGCGTTCCTGGAGCAATACGAGGGCAACGACGCCGACGAGATCCAGAACGCCTGCTACCAGGCAGGCAAGGACCACGGCGTCAAATTGGGCAAGTGGTTCGCCACGCTCTATCGCCTGCTCCTGGGCCAAAAACGCGGCCCCAGAATTGGCACCTTCGTCAGCCTCTACGGCGTCCAGGAGACCCTGGACCTCATCGAGCGACGACTGGCTGAGTAA